A genome region from Pseudomonas sp. N3-W includes the following:
- a CDS encoding AraC family transcriptional regulator: MTQSAFAVLCQGSDQRRPETIEELLAGVAPLLPMLDVIPNAAIFIKDVQARYVMANLTLVQRCGLKQLQPLLGKTSAEVFPEQLGPGYTEQDRRVLEQGFVLQDQLELHLYGSREPGWCLTHKQPLYNRYGVIIGLAGISVDLQSASDTHPAYQRLAAVDEHIRANFNRRITLGELTRIAGISVAQLERYCKRVFHLTPRQMIQKIRLEHAHRLLHTTIPITEVALQCGYTDHSAFTRQFKALTGFTPRHYRLATGH; the protein is encoded by the coding sequence ATGACGCAGAGCGCTTTTGCGGTCCTGTGCCAAGGGAGCGATCAGCGTCGCCCTGAAACCATCGAAGAATTACTGGCGGGCGTAGCGCCGCTTTTGCCGATGCTGGATGTGATCCCCAATGCCGCGATATTCATCAAGGATGTCCAGGCGCGTTACGTCATGGCCAATCTGACCCTGGTTCAGCGCTGTGGATTGAAGCAACTGCAACCGCTGCTTGGAAAAACCAGCGCCGAGGTCTTTCCAGAGCAATTGGGGCCGGGCTACACCGAGCAGGATCGGCGTGTACTGGAGCAGGGCTTTGTTCTGCAAGATCAACTGGAGCTGCACTTGTATGGCAGTCGAGAACCCGGTTGGTGCCTGACGCACAAACAGCCGTTGTATAACCGATACGGTGTGATCATCGGCCTGGCCGGGATATCCGTTGACCTGCAATCGGCCAGCGACACCCATCCGGCCTACCAGCGTCTGGCCGCCGTTGACGAACACATACGCGCAAATTTCAATCGCCGTATCACCCTGGGCGAACTGACACGTATCGCCGGCATTTCAGTGGCGCAACTGGAAAGATACTGCAAACGGGTATTCCACCTGACGCCCCGGCAGATGATTCAAAAAATCCGCCTGGAACACGCGCACCGTTTGCTGCACACCACCATTCCCATCACCGAAGTCGCCTTGCAGTGCGGTTACACCGACCACAGCGCGTTCACCCGACAGTTCAAGGCCCTGACCGGTTTCACCCCGCGCCACTATCGGCTTGCGACCGGGCATTGA
- a CDS encoding dipeptidase, with protein MDFSLKHLAATTLMLASLSSFTTQAADNITAQQSAAILKTFSDTSVTDFRQFLGSLAKSDLAKADHLGPTISAFQANKTLSAEQQNEIYRLLGIYARLKYGAAATETLRELVEIPTFRVDGVAQHDNPEFIKIGDKIKGLAQSFNLNFRNVDNRVYEISLEGSGKEVVGIHAHADVVPVTPENWVLKDGTRLDPFKVTLIGDRMYGRGTEDDKNGIVVTLYAMKIIKEEKLPLARNFKLLVDTTEETTGDAIPYYFERNPTPNYNLALDGGYPVVIAEKGSGTVMATFARRNAEGKGAEITSMTGGLATNQIPSRSVATLVGADNPAELAATLEKDGADYAKRNGGDFEVAAKVVGKDVQLTVTGVSAHSSEPESGVNPVARMLDFINSLDGKVALKHNQITDAARYAADNWGLDYLGGKLGVGFSDEFMGPLTASLTYVAEDDKAFKLAVNLRVPKGKSPEALKADIAEKIAAWSKQTHIAASFTYSISEPMYRNPEGEWVKALLAVATENLGMEHKYGTSAGATSVHKLPNGVQFGLARPEVKYTGHTDGEFKTVEQFQLDLQIVTEMIGRIGQLPTL; from the coding sequence ATGGATTTCTCACTCAAGCACCTGGCCGCGACAACGTTGATGCTGGCCAGCCTTTCGTCGTTCACCACGCAAGCGGCCGACAACATCACCGCGCAACAGAGCGCGGCGATTCTCAAGACCTTCAGTGACACATCGGTCACTGATTTCAGGCAGTTCCTGGGCAGTCTGGCCAAGAGCGATCTGGCGAAAGCCGACCATCTCGGCCCGACCATCAGTGCGTTCCAGGCCAACAAGACGCTTTCCGCCGAGCAGCAGAACGAGATTTATCGCCTGCTGGGCATTTATGCACGACTGAAGTATGGCGCGGCGGCCACCGAGACTCTGCGTGAGCTGGTGGAGATTCCGACCTTCCGTGTGGACGGCGTGGCCCAGCACGACAATCCGGAATTCATCAAGATCGGCGACAAGATCAAGGGCCTTGCCCAATCGTTCAACCTGAACTTTCGCAACGTCGACAACCGCGTCTATGAAATCTCCCTGGAAGGCAGCGGCAAGGAAGTGGTGGGCATTCACGCGCACGCCGACGTAGTGCCGGTGACGCCGGAGAACTGGGTGCTGAAAGACGGCACTCGCCTCGATCCATTCAAGGTCACGCTGATCGGCGACCGCATGTATGGCCGCGGCACCGAGGATGACAAGAACGGCATCGTCGTGACGCTCTACGCGATGAAGATCATCAAGGAAGAGAAGCTGCCGCTGGCGCGCAATTTCAAGCTGCTGGTAGACACCACCGAGGAAACCACCGGCGACGCCATCCCTTATTACTTCGAACGCAACCCGACGCCCAACTACAACCTGGCGCTGGATGGCGGCTACCCGGTAGTGATTGCCGAGAAAGGCTCGGGCACGGTCATGGCCACGTTTGCGCGGCGTAACGCCGAGGGCAAGGGCGCCGAGATCACCTCGATGACCGGCGGCCTGGCCACCAACCAGATTCCGTCGAGGTCGGTTGCCACCCTGGTAGGGGCTGATAATCCTGCCGAACTGGCCGCCACCCTGGAAAAAGACGGCGCTGATTATGCCAAGCGCAACGGTGGCGATTTCGAAGTGGCGGCCAAAGTCGTCGGCAAGGACGTACAACTGACCGTCACCGGGGTTTCCGCCCACTCCTCCGAACCTGAATCTGGCGTCAACCCAGTCGCCAGGATGCTCGACTTCATCAACAGCCTGGACGGCAAGGTTGCGCTCAAGCACAACCAGATCACTGACGCCGCTCGTTACGCCGCCGACAACTGGGGCCTGGATTACCTGGGTGGCAAACTGGGCGTCGGTTTTTCCGATGAGTTCATGGGGCCGCTGACCGCGTCCCTGACCTACGTTGCCGAGGATGACAAAGCCTTCAAACTCGCGGTCAACCTGCGCGTGCCGAAGGGCAAGTCGCCGGAAGCACTCAAGGCCGACATCGCTGAAAAGATCGCCGCCTGGAGCAAGCAGACGCACATCGCGGCGAGCTTCACCTACTCGATCTCCGAGCCGATGTACCGCAACCCCGAGGGTGAATGGGTCAAGGCGCTGCTGGCCGTGGCCACCGAAAACCTCGGTATGGAACACAAGTACGGCACCTCTGCCGGCGCCACCTCGGTGCATAAACTACCCAATGGCGTGCAGTTCGGCCTGGCCAGACCCGAAGTCAAGTACACCGGCCACACCGACGGCGAATTCAAGACCGTCGAGCAGTTCCAGCTGGACTTGCAGATCGTGACTGAAATGATCGGGCGCATCGGGCAGTTGCCGACGCTCTGA
- a CDS encoding RidA family protein, which translates to MSDREIIIPEAMKAIVERAGYAPAVKVGDTLYCAGQVGRTPDLQVIHDPEQQFVTAWESLRSVLAAGGCSFEDVVDMTTYHVDLAQHMPVFREVKNRLFPRGLCAWTCIGVSELAQPGLLVEIKCVAVRRAR; encoded by the coding sequence ATGTCGGACCGCGAAATCATCATTCCAGAGGCCATGAAAGCCATCGTCGAACGCGCCGGATACGCCCCGGCGGTCAAGGTCGGCGACACGCTGTACTGCGCCGGCCAGGTGGGCAGAACGCCCGACCTGCAAGTGATCCACGATCCCGAGCAGCAGTTCGTCACCGCCTGGGAAAGCCTGCGCAGTGTGCTGGCCGCTGGCGGTTGCAGCTTCGAGGATGTGGTCGACATGACCACTTATCACGTGGATCTGGCACAGCACATGCCGGTGTTTCGCGAGGTGAAGAACCGGCTATTCCCCAGAGGCTTGTGTGCCTGGACGTGCATCGGCGTCAGCGAACTGGCCCAGCCGGGGTTGCTGGTGGAGATCAAGTGTGTGGCGGTGCGCCGAGCCCGGTAA
- a CDS encoding APC family permease → MSGKGKFKRQLSLIDLTFIGLGAIFGSGWLFAASHVSAIAGPAGIFSWLLGGFAVLLLGIVYCELGAALPRAGGVVRYPVYSHGPLLGYLMGFITLIAFTSLVAIEVVASRQYAAAWFPELTKAGSSDPTILGWLMQLALLCLFFVLNYRSVKTFAIANNLVSVFKFIVPLLVIGVLFTFFKPENLHAQGFAPFGLSGVEMAVSAGGVIFAYLGLTPIISVASEVKNPQRTIPIAMILSVLLSTLIYVLLQLAFLGGVPTEMLVNGWAGVTQQLALPYRDIALALGVGWLAYLVVADAVISPSGCGNIYMNATPRVVYGWAQTGTFFKVFTRIDEKSGIPRPALWLTFALSVFWTLPFPSWEALINVVSAALVLSYAVAPVSVAALRRNAPDMPRPFRVKGMSVLGPLSFIIAALIVYWSGWDTVSWLLGLQILMFVVYLLCGRFVPTHHLSLARQVRSSAWLIGFYAVTIVLSKLGSFGGLGVLSHPFDTLAVAACALGIYCWGAATGVPAHLVRLEDEDDESEAEPTLAGPATGQRPVAARIQASS, encoded by the coding sequence ATGTCAGGCAAAGGCAAGTTCAAAAGACAACTTTCGTTGATAGACCTTACGTTCATCGGGCTCGGCGCGATCTTCGGTTCGGGCTGGTTGTTCGCCGCCAGTCACGTCTCCGCCATCGCCGGGCCGGCAGGGATTTTCTCCTGGCTGCTGGGAGGCTTTGCCGTGTTGTTGCTGGGCATTGTCTACTGCGAATTGGGTGCGGCGCTGCCGCGTGCCGGTGGCGTGGTTCGCTACCCGGTGTACTCCCACGGACCGTTGCTTGGCTATCTGATGGGCTTCATCACCTTGATTGCCTTCACCAGCCTGGTGGCGATCGAAGTGGTCGCCTCTCGCCAGTATGCGGCGGCCTGGTTTCCCGAGCTGACCAAGGCCGGTTCCAGTGATCCGACGATCCTTGGGTGGCTGATGCAATTGGCCCTGCTGTGCCTGTTCTTCGTGCTCAACTATCGCAGCGTGAAGACCTTTGCCATCGCCAACAACCTGGTCAGCGTGTTCAAGTTCATCGTCCCGCTGCTGGTGATCGGCGTGCTGTTCACCTTCTTCAAACCGGAAAATCTGCATGCCCAGGGCTTTGCGCCCTTCGGCCTGTCGGGCGTCGAGATGGCGGTGTCTGCGGGGGGCGTGATCTTCGCCTACCTGGGGTTGACGCCGATTATTTCGGTGGCGAGCGAAGTCAAGAACCCGCAGCGCACCATCCCGATTGCGATGATCCTGTCCGTGCTGCTGTCGACCCTGATCTATGTGCTGTTGCAACTGGCGTTCCTCGGCGGCGTGCCCACCGAGATGCTGGTCAACGGCTGGGCGGGCGTCACCCAGCAACTGGCGCTGCCGTATCGCGACATCGCCCTGGCGCTGGGCGTGGGTTGGTTGGCTTATCTGGTGGTCGCTGACGCGGTGATCTCCCCCAGCGGCTGCGGCAACATCTACATGAACGCGACACCGCGCGTGGTCTATGGCTGGGCACAAACCGGCACGTTCTTCAAGGTGTTCACCCGCATCGACGAAAAGTCCGGCATCCCGCGTCCGGCACTGTGGTTGACCTTCGCCTTGTCGGTGTTCTGGACCCTGCCCTTTCCTTCCTGGGAGGCGCTGATCAACGTTGTCTCCGCCGCGCTGGTGTTGAGCTACGCGGTCGCCCCGGTGTCGGTTGCCGCGCTACGGCGCAATGCGCCTGACATGCCGCGCCCGTTCCGGGTCAAGGGCATGAGCGTGCTGGGCCCGCTGTCATTCATCATCGCCGCGCTGATCGTCTACTGGTCGGGTTGGGACACCGTGTCCTGGCTGCTCGGCCTGCAAATCCTGATGTTCGTGGTGTACCTGCTGTGCGGTCGCTTCGTGCCGACCCATCACCTGAGCCTGGCCCGACAAGTGCGCTCGTCGGCGTGGCTGATCGGCTTCTACGCCGTGACCATCGTGCTATCTAAGCTCGGCAGTTTCGGCGGCCTGGGCGTGCTCAGCCATCCCTTCGACACCCTGGCCGTGGCGGCCTGTGCGCTGGGCATCTATTGCTGGGGCGCGGCAACCGGCGTGCCGGCACATCTGGTCCGGCTGGAAGATGAAGACGACGAAAGCGAAGCTGAACCGACACTCGCCGGCCCGGCGACAGGTCAACGCCCTGTCGCTGCGCGCATCCAGGCTTCTTCCTGA
- a CDS encoding U32 family peptidase codes for MSLPKHHLELLSPARDVTIAREAILHGADAVYIGGPSFGARHNACNEVGEIAQLVEFARRYHARVFTTLNTILHDNELEPARKLIHQLYDAGVDALIVQDLGVMELDIPPIELHASTQTDIRTLARAKFLDQAGFSQLVLARELNLQEIRAIADETDAAIEFFIHGALCVAFSGQCNISHAQNGRSANRGDCSQACRLPYTLKDDQGRVVAYEKHLLSMKDNNQSANIRALVEAGVRSFKIEGRYKDMGYVKNITAYYRQRLDDVLEDRPDLARASSGRTAHFFLPDPDKTFHRGSTDYFVSERKVDIGAFDSPTFTGLLVGVVEKVGKRDLHVVTQEPLSNGDGLNVQVKREVVGFRANIAEPKGEFEEDGQKRYRYRVEPNEMPEGLYRLRPNHPLSRNLDHNWQQALLKTSAERRVGLAWVARLREDRLELIATSEEGVSASVALDGPFGMANKPEQALEQLHDLLGQLGTTQYHATAIELDAPQAYFIPNSQLKALRREVIEALTEARVKAHPRGSRKAETNPPPVYPESHLSFLANVYNQKARDFYHRHGVQLIDAAFEAHEETGEVPVMITKHCLRFSFNLCPKQAKGVTGVRTKVAPMQLVHGDEVLTLKFDCKPCEMHVIGKIKGHILGLPLPGSQAEPVVGYISPDDLLKTIPRAPH; via the coding sequence ATGTCCTTACCCAAGCATCACCTGGAACTGCTCAGCCCCGCCCGCGACGTGACCATCGCCCGTGAGGCCATCCTCCACGGCGCCGACGCCGTGTACATCGGGGGGCCGAGTTTCGGTGCCCGGCACAACGCCTGCAACGAGGTGGGCGAGATTGCCCAACTGGTTGAATTTGCCCGTCGCTATCACGCCCGTGTGTTCACCACCCTCAACACCATCCTGCATGACAACGAACTGGAGCCGGCGCGCAAGCTGATCCACCAGTTGTACGATGCCGGCGTCGATGCGCTGATCGTCCAGGATCTGGGTGTGATGGAGCTGGACATTCCGCCAATCGAGCTGCACGCCAGCACCCAGACCGACATCCGCACCCTGGCGCGGGCGAAGTTTCTTGATCAGGCCGGCTTCTCGCAACTGGTACTGGCGCGTGAACTGAACCTGCAAGAGATCCGCGCCATCGCCGATGAAACCGACGCCGCCATCGAGTTCTTTATCCATGGCGCGTTGTGCGTGGCGTTCTCCGGTCAGTGCAACATCTCGCACGCGCAAAATGGTCGCAGCGCCAACCGCGGCGACTGCTCCCAGGCCTGCCGCCTGCCGTACACGCTCAAAGACGATCAGGGGCGCGTGGTTGCCTATGAAAAGCACCTGCTGTCGATGAAAGACAACAACCAGAGCGCCAACATCCGCGCCCTGGTCGAAGCCGGCGTGCGTTCGTTCAAGATCGAGGGCCGCTACAAGGACATGGGCTACGTGAAGAACATCACGGCCTATTACCGCCAGCGCCTGGACGATGTGCTAGAAGATCGCCCGGATCTGGCCCGTGCCTCCAGCGGCCGCACCGCGCACTTTTTCCTGCCTGACCCGGACAAAACCTTCCACCGTGGCAGCACCGACTACTTCGTCAGCGAACGTAAAGTCGACATCGGCGCCTTCGACTCGCCGACGTTCACCGGTCTGCTGGTGGGCGTGGTGGAGAAAGTCGGCAAGCGCGACCTGCACGTGGTGACCCAGGAGCCGCTGTCCAATGGCGATGGCCTCAACGTGCAGGTCAAACGCGAAGTCGTGGGCTTTCGCGCCAACATCGCCGAGCCCAAGGGCGAGTTCGAAGAGGACGGCCAGAAGCGCTACCGCTACCGCGTCGAGCCCAACGAGATGCCGGAGGGCCTGTACCGCCTGCGGCCAAATCACCCGCTGAGCCGCAACCTCGATCACAACTGGCAGCAGGCGTTGCTCAAGACTTCTGCCGAGCGCCGCGTGGGACTGGCCTGGGTCGCCAGGCTACGCGAAGATCGCCTGGAACTGATTGCCACGAGTGAGGAGGGCGTCAGCGCCAGCGTCGCACTCGACGGTCCGTTCGGGATGGCCAACAAGCCGGAGCAGGCACTGGAACAGCTGCACGATCTGCTCGGGCAACTGGGCACTACTCAGTACCACGCCACGGCCATCGAGCTGGACGCACCGCAGGCGTACTTCATTCCCAATTCTCAGCTCAAGGCGTTGCGCCGCGAAGTCATCGAGGCGCTGACCGAAGCCCGCGTCAAAGCCCATCCACGGGGCAGCCGCAAGGCCGAAACCAACCCGCCACCGGTGTACCCGGAATCGCACCTGTCGTTCCTGGCCAACGTCTACAACCAGAAGGCCCGGGATTTCTATCACCGTCACGGTGTTCAACTGATCGACGCCGCGTTCGAGGCCCACGAGGAAACCGGTGAAGTGCCGGTGATGATCACCAAACACTGCCTGCGTTTCTCCTTCAACCTGTGCCCCAAGCAGGCCAAGGGCGTGACCGGCGTGCGCACCAAAGTCGCACCGATGCAACTGGTGCATGGCGATGAGGTGTTGACGTTGAAGTTCGACTGCAAGCCGTGCGAGATGCACGTCATCGGCAAGATCAAGGGGCATATCCTTGGCCTGCCGCTACCGGGTAGCCAAGCGGAACCGGTGGTGGGTTACATCAGCCCGGACGATCTGCTCAAGACCATCCCGCGCGCACCGCACTAA